In Flavimarina sp. Hel_I_48, the following are encoded in one genomic region:
- a CDS encoding ABC transporter permease has translation MLSLFRENIRIAFDSIRGNLLRTILTIVIIAIGITALVAILSLVGALENTISSDFSSMGSNTFSLDRYERTTQRRGSGEREKTNPVIGYRQVRQFEENYDYPFTHVSTSFTGTSTAEVRYDTKKTDPEVTVLGVNENFIQNAGLALQLGRDFNVFDISNNSHVCVLGSDFAKGLFENIDPIDKTISVRGTKFKILGVLEEKGSTFGNNQDLRVLIPIQTARSMFTQPNINYAVSIKVDDKEMMEGAQDDAILTFRNIRGLSPVEENNFGMQRSDDLLNQISSISGYLSMAAWIISLITVLGSSIALMNIMLVSVTERTREIGVRKALGAKKSTIAGQFLMETIMVGQLGGILGIILGIGIGMAISAVANFNFTTPWGAMIAATAVTLFVAIISGSFPAVKAARLDPIESLRYE, from the coding sequence ATGCTTTCACTATTTAGGGAAAATATCCGTATTGCCTTTGATTCTATCAGGGGAAACCTGCTGCGCACCATACTTACCATCGTAATTATTGCCATAGGGATCACGGCGCTGGTCGCTATACTAAGTCTGGTAGGCGCGCTGGAAAACACGATAAGCAGCGATTTTTCTTCCATGGGATCCAATACGTTTAGCCTTGATCGCTATGAGCGCACCACACAGCGCCGCGGCAGTGGAGAAAGGGAAAAAACAAATCCGGTAATAGGATATCGCCAGGTCAGACAATTTGAAGAAAATTACGACTATCCCTTTACGCATGTCTCCACCTCCTTTACCGGTACCAGCACGGCCGAAGTACGCTACGATACCAAAAAAACAGACCCCGAGGTTACCGTACTGGGGGTAAACGAAAATTTTATTCAAAATGCCGGGCTCGCATTGCAGCTGGGAAGGGATTTTAACGTTTTTGATATTTCAAACAACAGCCATGTTTGCGTTCTGGGAAGTGATTTTGCAAAAGGGCTTTTTGAAAATATTGATCCCATTGATAAAACCATAAGTGTAAGGGGCACCAAGTTTAAGATTTTGGGTGTTCTGGAAGAAAAAGGGAGCACCTTTGGAAATAATCAGGATTTGCGCGTGCTTATTCCCATACAGACGGCGCGTTCTATGTTTACCCAGCCGAACATTAATTACGCGGTAAGCATCAAAGTTGATGACAAGGAAATGATGGAAGGCGCGCAGGACGACGCCATTCTTACCTTTAGAAATATCCGTGGGCTCTCACCTGTAGAAGAAAATAATTTTGGCATGCAGCGCAGCGACGATCTGCTCAATCAAATTTCCAGCATATCAGGATATCTTTCCATGGCGGCATGGATCATTAGCCTGATCACTGTACTGGGCTCTTCCATAGCGCTGATGAATATCATGTTGGTTTCGGTCACCGAACGTACGCGGGAAATTGGCGTTCGAAAGGCACTTGGCGCAAAAAAATCTACCATTGCCGGTCAGTTTCTAATGGAAACTATTATGGTGGGCCAGTTGGGCGGAATACTCGGTATTATACTGGGCATAGGCATAGGTATGGCGATCTCTGCAGTGGCCAATTTCAATTTTACCACACCCTGGGGCGCTATGATCGCGGCAACTGCGGTAACACTTTTTGTTGCTATAATTAGTGGTTCGTTCCCAGCCGTAAAAGCCGCACGCCTGGATCCTATTGAATCGTTACGGTATGAGTAA
- a CDS encoding MFS transporter, whose amino-acid sequence MNNISISSVKPRLTFWQIWNMSFGFLGIQFGFALQNANVSRIFETLGASQDELPILWLAAPVTGLAIQPIIGYYSDRTWLPKWGRRRPFFAVGAILATIALFLMPNSSALWMAVLMLWILDASINISMEPFRAFVGDMLPNEQRTSGFAMQSFFIGLGAVIASALPWVFTNWFDVSNIAPDGGVPDSVKWSFYIGGLAYFSAVMWTVFNSHEYPPDDLKQLKEENAAQGIWDGIVESFMGIFNMPKTMVQLSAVQFFSWFALFALWIYSTAAITSHVYGTKDTTSVLYNEGADWVGICFAVYNGVAAVVAFMLPMLAKITSRRITHLIALFCGAAGLISIYFIEDPQMLLISMVGVGIAWASIISLPYAMLSSILPANKMGYYMGVFNFFIVIPQIVAGSILGFMLREVFDNVAIYAMFIGGGSFIISGLLCLLVDDNDVAIETVREI is encoded by the coding sequence ATGAACAATATTTCAATAAGTTCAGTCAAACCCCGGCTAACTTTCTGGCAAATCTGGAACATGAGTTTTGGATTTTTAGGCATACAGTTTGGCTTTGCCCTTCAAAATGCCAATGTAAGCCGCATATTTGAAACGCTGGGCGCTTCGCAGGACGAACTCCCCATTTTATGGTTGGCAGCACCGGTTACCGGTCTGGCCATTCAGCCCATCATAGGTTATTATAGTGACCGTACCTGGTTGCCTAAATGGGGACGACGTCGTCCTTTTTTTGCCGTAGGTGCGATTCTCGCAACAATTGCCCTGTTTTTAATGCCCAATTCGTCTGCCTTATGGATGGCGGTGCTTATGCTGTGGATTCTTGATGCTTCCATAAACATCAGTATGGAACCCTTTCGCGCTTTTGTAGGCGATATGTTACCTAATGAGCAGCGAACGAGTGGATTTGCGATGCAAAGTTTTTTTATAGGTCTGGGCGCGGTGATCGCCTCTGCCCTACCCTGGGTATTTACTAACTGGTTTGATGTGAGCAATATTGCCCCTGATGGCGGGGTGCCAGATTCGGTTAAATGGTCTTTTTACATAGGTGGCCTGGCTTATTTTTCGGCAGTCATGTGGACGGTTTTTAACAGTCATGAATATCCGCCAGATGATCTTAAACAACTCAAAGAAGAAAATGCCGCACAGGGAATTTGGGACGGGATTGTGGAATCCTTTATGGGTATTTTTAACATGCCTAAAACGATGGTACAGCTTTCCGCAGTACAGTTTTTTTCCTGGTTTGCACTTTTTGCACTGTGGATTTATAGTACGGCGGCTATAACTAGCCATGTATATGGAACAAAAGATACCACTTCAGTACTGTATAATGAAGGTGCGGACTGGGTAGGTATTTGTTTTGCCGTTTATAATGGGGTCGCCGCGGTTGTCGCTTTTATGCTCCCCATGCTCGCAAAAATCACAAGTAGGCGCATAACACATCTCATCGCGCTATTTTGTGGTGCTGCCGGACTGATTTCCATCTATTTTATTGAAGATCCCCAGATGCTGCTTATCTCTATGGTAGGCGTAGGTATTGCCTGGGCAAGTATCATTTCTTTGCCCTACGCCATGCTGTCCAGTATTTTGCCGGCCAATAAAATGGGTTATTATATGGGCGTTTTCAACTTTTTTATCGTGATCCCGCAGATTGTTGCAGGTAGCATCCTGGGCTTTATGCTCCGTGAGGTTTTTGATAATGTCGCTATTTACGCCATGTTCATTGGTGGTGGTTCTTTTATCATATCGGGTTTGCTTTGTCTATTGGTAGATGATAATGATGTCGCCATAGAAACAGTACGGGAGATATAG
- the hisS gene encoding histidine--tRNA ligase, which translates to MAQKPSIPKGTRDFTPQEVARRNHIISVLRKNFELFGFQPIETPSFENTDTLMGKYGEEGDRLIFKILNSGDFLNKTTESAYAEKDSNTLAGEISEKALRYDLTVPFARYVVQHQNELEFPFKRYQMQLVWRADRPQKGRFREFLQCDADAVGSDSLVQEVTFVQLYDAVFSELKLEGVTIKMNNRKILSGIAEVIGASDKLIDFTVALDKLDKIGEDGVVKEMLGKGITEKAIEKIRPIFRASGSNMERLDLLRELLKTSETGLQGIEEIAYIFDKIDHLGLKTAHLELNITLARGLNYYTGAIFEVGAPEGVKMGSIGGGGRYDDLTGIFGLKNMSGVGISFGVDRIYLVLEELGLFPAQALTGTQVLFLNFGEKEALYCLKAVADLREKGIKAELYPDSAKMKKQMSHADRRDIEYVILAGDQEMAKNAYTLKHMKSGEQNEIGFDELVEKLAR; encoded by the coding sequence ATGGCCCAGAAACCCAGTATTCCCAAAGGTACCCGCGACTTTACTCCACAGGAAGTAGCACGACGTAATCACATCATCAGCGTTTTGCGCAAAAATTTTGAGCTTTTTGGATTTCAGCCCATAGAGACGCCGTCTTTTGAAAATACCGATACACTCATGGGGAAATATGGCGAAGAGGGGGACAGATTGATCTTTAAAATATTGAACAGTGGCGATTTTCTTAACAAAACGACTGAAAGCGCTTACGCGGAAAAAGATAGCAATACACTTGCTGGCGAAATTTCCGAAAAGGCCTTGCGCTATGATCTTACCGTACCTTTTGCGCGCTACGTGGTGCAGCACCAGAACGAACTCGAATTTCCTTTCAAAAGGTACCAGATGCAACTGGTATGGCGTGCAGACAGGCCACAAAAAGGCCGTTTTAGGGAGTTTTTGCAATGTGATGCAGATGCCGTGGGATCAGATTCCTTAGTACAGGAAGTAACCTTTGTGCAGCTTTATGATGCGGTCTTTAGCGAGCTGAAGCTGGAAGGTGTTACCATAAAAATGAACAATCGTAAAATATTATCGGGTATTGCCGAAGTCATTGGCGCTTCAGATAAACTGATTGATTTTACCGTAGCGCTTGATAAACTTGATAAAATAGGGGAGGATGGCGTTGTTAAAGAAATGCTGGGCAAAGGCATTACCGAAAAAGCAATAGAAAAAATCCGACCAATTTTCCGCGCTAGTGGAAGCAACATGGAACGTCTGGACCTGTTGCGCGAACTGCTTAAAACTTCAGAAACAGGATTACAGGGCATTGAAGAAATTGCCTATATATTTGATAAAATTGACCATTTAGGCTTAAAAACCGCTCATTTAGAGCTGAATATTACCCTTGCCCGCGGACTCAATTACTACACAGGTGCTATTTTTGAAGTTGGGGCCCCAGAAGGCGTGAAGATGGGAAGTATAGGTGGTGGCGGTAGATATGATGACCTTACCGGTATTTTTGGCCTCAAGAATATGAGCGGTGTGGGTATTTCCTTTGGTGTGGACCGTATTTATCTTGTACTTGAAGAACTCGGCCTCTTCCCGGCGCAGGCACTTACCGGTACACAGGTACTGTTCCTTAATTTTGGAGAAAAAGAGGCGCTTTATTGTTTAAAAGCTGTTGCCGATTTGCGTGAAAAAGGTATCAAGGCAGAACTTTATCCCGATAGCGCAAAAATGAAAAAACAAATGAGCCATGCTGACCGCCGCGATATTGAATATGTAATACTTGCCGGTGATCAGGAAATGGCCAAAAATGCCTACACGTTAAAACATATGAAGAGTGGTGAGCAGAACGAAATAGGTTTTGATGAACTCGTTGAAAAACTTGCGCGCTAA
- a CDS encoding UDP-glucuronic acid decarboxylase family protein: protein MKKILITGGAGFIGSHLSERLLKEGNHILCLDNYFTGAKQNVVHLLDNPYFELVRHDVTHPYYAEVDEIYNLACPASPIHYQYNAIKTIKTSVMGAINMLGLAKRVKAKILQASTSEVYGDPQVHPQPESYWGHVNPIGLRSCYDEGKRCAETLFMDYHNQNDVAIKIIRIFNTYGPNMNPADGRVVSNFIVQALRGEDITIYGDGNQTRSFQYVDDLVEGMVRMMNSEDGFLGPVNLGNPNEFTMLELASKIIALTGSSSEIRHMPLPQDDPKQRQPDISLAKEKLNGWEPNTQLDAGLIKTIAYFKEVI, encoded by the coding sequence ATGAAAAAAATTCTCATCACCGGAGGTGCCGGTTTTATAGGTTCGCATCTTAGCGAGCGATTATTAAAGGAAGGCAATCATATACTCTGCCTTGATAATTATTTTACAGGAGCAAAACAGAACGTGGTTCATTTGCTCGACAACCCTTATTTTGAATTGGTGCGTCACGATGTAACCCATCCCTATTATGCCGAGGTAGATGAAATATACAATCTGGCGTGTCCCGCAAGTCCCATTCATTACCAATACAATGCGATTAAAACGATCAAAACCTCCGTTATGGGTGCGATCAATATGCTTGGATTGGCAAAAAGGGTAAAAGCCAAAATTTTGCAGGCAAGCACCAGTGAGGTTTACGGTGATCCCCAGGTGCACCCGCAGCCAGAAAGCTACTGGGGGCATGTAAATCCTATAGGCTTGCGTTCGTGCTACGATGAGGGAAAACGCTGCGCGGAGACACTGTTTATGGATTACCACAACCAGAACGATGTCGCCATAAAGATCATACGAATATTTAATACCTACGGGCCAAATATGAATCCCGCTGATGGGAGGGTGGTTTCCAATTTTATTGTTCAGGCCCTTCGCGGGGAAGATATTACTATTTACGGCGATGGTAATCAAACGCGTTCCTTTCAGTACGTAGATGATCTGGTAGAAGGAATGGTACGCATGATGAACAGTGAAGATGGCTTTTTGGGCCCTGTAAATCTGGGTAACCCCAATGAATTTACAATGCTTGAACTTGCATCTAAAATTATTGCATTGACCGGTTCATCATCAGAGATCAGGCACATGCCCCTGCCACAGGATGATCCTAAACAACGTCAACCGGATATTAGCCTTGCCAAAGAAAAACTTAACGGCTGGGAACCCAATACCCAGTTAGACGCCGGACTGATAAAAACCATAGCTTATTTTAAGGAAGTGATTTAG
- a CDS encoding glycoside hydrolase family 9 protein, producing the protein MIYKTTLLALLLIPFFSFGQNVIYQEEFNGTNSHTNEPPQGYSVSLQEGALTMVGDGSSAAYTFVGYRFQDETGDSQIDISENPKLYIKAKGTNSPELRMDLQDNAGYVTNLNAGTVVLNETYAIYEIDYSTRLQNGGYGGACTAGPCPVDATAITNILFAANAASGNYNGTISIDWVSIGAPLEAPEPPTAQFYIRYNQVSYLKGRKKIIDIVGTQDFDAVPYTITDTSGEEIVSGTTGQAEYWMPSNEYVAAVDITAIDEAGIYTITAKELEVPFTIAEKDWSDLGRATLKYYYYNRASTEITAALGGDYQRAFGHPDDQVMVHASAASATRPEGTIIAAPKGWYDAGDYNKYIVNSGISTYTLLAAYEHYPEYYKNLTLELPEAGGSLPDILDEILWNLDWMLNMQDPTDGGVYHKLTGLNFSGTVMPADYDLKRYVVAKSTAAALDFAAVMATASRIFADFETEKPGYSAMLLEAAQKAYTWSENNPALYFTNPPGVVTGEYGDGNVQDEFQWAAAELFITTGEDTYGNQLDLSAIDPTVPYWGNVNMLGIISLDFHKNLLDENSREAVTTKLTEIAQNLRQTVQNSPMQVAMGSPGDFSWGSNGGAGNQLLLLLRAFESTGDASYLDAAYLGMDYLLGRNGTGYSYISGYGTKFPMHPHHRISEADAVDLPVPGMVAGGPNPGQQDGCSYPSDAPASSFSDSYCSYASNEVTINWNAPVAYVVNALNYYQQNGVNLSVKEVAPQEKKKSFKIYPNPTRDNLKIVPEGSSEKDYKILDSSGKVIKKGTLKQDHVIALEYLNAGLYFVQLGTEKANVLRFIKY; encoded by the coding sequence ATGATTTACAAAACTACCTTGCTTGCGCTTTTACTGATCCCTTTTTTCAGTTTTGGTCAAAATGTGATTTACCAGGAGGAATTCAACGGTACAAATTCCCATACAAACGAACCTCCACAGGGTTATTCCGTATCTTTACAGGAAGGTGCGCTCACTATGGTAGGAGATGGCTCTTCAGCCGCCTATACTTTTGTTGGGTATCGTTTTCAGGATGAAACTGGTGATTCCCAAATAGATATTTCAGAGAACCCAAAGCTTTACATAAAAGCCAAAGGAACCAATTCGCCTGAACTGCGTATGGATTTGCAGGACAATGCGGGATATGTGACCAATCTAAATGCAGGTACCGTGGTTTTAAATGAGACCTATGCTATCTATGAAATCGATTACAGTACACGTTTACAGAACGGTGGTTATGGCGGCGCCTGTACAGCAGGACCCTGTCCCGTAGATGCCACCGCAATAACCAATATCTTATTTGCTGCGAACGCAGCCTCTGGGAATTACAATGGTACCATTTCCATTGACTGGGTTTCCATAGGCGCGCCACTGGAGGCACCTGAGCCTCCCACAGCGCAATTTTATATACGCTACAACCAGGTTTCTTATCTAAAAGGAAGAAAAAAAATAATCGATATCGTAGGGACTCAAGATTTTGATGCCGTTCCATATACGATCACTGATACTTCCGGAGAAGAAATTGTATCAGGAACAACGGGACAGGCCGAATACTGGATGCCTAGCAATGAATATGTGGCGGCTGTAGATATTACCGCTATTGATGAAGCAGGCATTTACACAATTACCGCAAAAGAACTGGAAGTCCCATTTACCATTGCTGAAAAAGACTGGTCAGACCTGGGCAGGGCCACATTAAAATATTACTATTATAACAGAGCTTCCACAGAAATCACCGCTGCTTTGGGAGGTGATTATCAGCGTGCTTTTGGTCATCCTGACGATCAGGTGATGGTTCACGCTTCCGCGGCTTCTGCCACACGTCCTGAAGGAACGATTATTGCAGCCCCAAAGGGTTGGTACGATGCGGGCGACTACAATAAATATATTGTCAATAGCGGAATTTCGACCTATACCCTACTTGCTGCCTATGAGCATTATCCAGAATATTACAAAAATTTGACACTTGAATTGCCGGAAGCAGGAGGCTCCCTGCCCGATATTCTGGATGAAATACTCTGGAACCTGGACTGGATGCTCAATATGCAGGATCCAACGGATGGGGGCGTTTACCATAAATTAACGGGACTCAATTTTTCGGGGACCGTGATGCCAGCCGATTATGATCTGAAACGTTATGTGGTAGCAAAATCAACTGCTGCCGCACTTGATTTTGCCGCGGTCATGGCCACAGCTTCCCGAATTTTTGCAGACTTTGAAACTGAGAAGCCAGGCTATAGTGCCATGCTATTGGAAGCTGCCCAAAAAGCCTACACCTGGTCAGAAAACAATCCAGCGCTTTATTTTACAAATCCCCCTGGTGTTGTGACCGGTGAATATGGTGATGGTAATGTACAGGATGAATTTCAATGGGCGGCGGCAGAACTTTTTATCACGACCGGCGAAGATACCTACGGAAATCAGCTTGATCTCTCGGCTATTGATCCTACTGTACCCTATTGGGGCAATGTGAATATGCTGGGTATTATCTCCCTTGACTTTCATAAAAATTTACTGGATGAGAATAGTAGGGAAGCCGTAACAACAAAACTTACGGAAATTGCCCAAAACCTAAGGCAAACGGTTCAAAATTCTCCCATGCAGGTCGCTATGGGATCGCCAGGCGATTTTAGCTGGGGCAGCAATGGTGGCGCGGGCAACCAACTGCTCTTACTTTTAAGGGCGTTTGAAAGTACGGGGGATGCCTCTTACCTGGACGCCGCGTATTTAGGAATGGATTATCTTTTAGGTCGCAATGGTACCGGTTACAGCTATATTAGCGGTTATGGCACAAAATTCCCCATGCACCCCCATCACAGGATTTCGGAAGCGGATGCCGTTGACCTCCCCGTACCCGGTATGGTGGCCGGTGGCCCCAATCCTGGTCAGCAGGATGGTTGCTCCTATCCCAGTGACGCACCGGCTTCTTCTTTTTCAGACAGTTATTGCTCGTACGCATCAAATGAAGTTACCATTAACTGGAATGCACCTGTTGCCTACGTGGTAAACGCGCTTAATTATTACCAGCAAAACGGGGTAAACCTTTCCGTTAAAGAAGTTGCACCGCAGGAGAAGAAAAAGTCGTTTAAAATCTATCCCAACCCTACACGGGACAATCTAAAAATCGTTCCGGAAGGCAGTTCGGAAAAGGATTATAAAATTCTGGATAGCTCCGGAAAAGTGATCAAAAAAGGTACTTTAAAACAGGATCATGTCATAGCCCTTGAATACCTTAACGCAGGGCTCTATTTTGTACAATTAGGTACTGAAAAGGCGAATGTTTTACGCTTTATAAAATATTAA
- the cyaB gene encoding class IV adenylate cyclase, whose amino-acid sequence MYEVELTAIIKNKADVLRKLGQFATAPAHEVFYDDLYFDKKNELKERESELRLRKKSYPESGKITNWLTLKEAPFDQKTRSKPEFETKITDFEAAKVIFEKLGYELVIRYAKHCRFYYARFKNLNLEISVVQLPELSDTFIEIEAQTENFEKTDSIFKILYTFLEEIGMSENDLTTLQYQEMVMESRTK is encoded by the coding sequence ATGTACGAAGTTGAACTTACCGCCATTATCAAAAATAAGGCTGATGTTCTTCGGAAATTGGGCCAATTTGCAACAGCGCCGGCTCATGAAGTGTTTTATGATGATCTTTATTTCGATAAAAAGAATGAACTAAAGGAGCGGGAAAGTGAATTGCGACTTCGGAAAAAAAGCTATCCGGAAAGCGGAAAAATCACCAATTGGCTTACTTTAAAAGAGGCCCCTTTTGATCAAAAAACACGTTCTAAACCCGAATTTGAGACCAAAATCACCGATTTTGAGGCTGCAAAGGTCATTTTTGAGAAATTGGGTTATGAACTGGTTATACGGTACGCAAAACACTGCCGCTTTTATTATGCCAGGTTTAAAAATTTAAATTTGGAAATTAGCGTCGTGCAACTACCCGAACTGTCTGACACGTTCATAGAAATTGAGGCACAGACCGAAAATTTTGAAAAAACGGATTCGATTTTCAAAATTCTATATACTTTTCTGGAAGAGATCGGCATGAGCGAAAATGATCTTACAACGCTGCAATATCAAGAAATGGTGATGGAAAGTAGAACAAAGTAA
- a CDS encoding GIY-YIG nuclease family protein — protein MAKGYTYILLCSDGSYYTGSTKYLSLRVKQHQDGEGARHTAKHLPVQLLYYEEYDRIDHAFYREKQIQGWSRKKKEALINGDYDLLPELAKKIFRKE, from the coding sequence ATGGCAAAAGGTTACACCTATATTCTATTGTGCTCAGACGGCAGTTATTATACAGGTAGTACTAAATATTTATCCCTCAGGGTCAAGCAACACCAAGATGGAGAGGGGGCTAGGCACACCGCAAAACATCTGCCGGTTCAACTGTTGTATTACGAAGAATACGACCGTATCGATCACGCATTTTATAGGGAAAAGCAAATACAAGGTTGGAGTAGGAAGAAGAAGGAAGCACTTATAAATGGGGATTATGATCTCCTTCCAGAACTTGCAAAAAAGATATTCAGGAAAGAATAA
- a CDS encoding CAL67264 family membrane protein — translation MNKNTVLGWATFIMIVVGVALIALGAVRYKDVAGYGFGAVGVGFFAIAWVFNALKGRV, via the coding sequence ATGAACAAGAATACGGTTTTGGGTTGGGCCACCTTTATAATGATCGTCGTGGGAGTGGCGCTTATTGCATTAGGCGCTGTACGTTACAAAGATGTCGCGGGATATGGTTTTGGTGCCGTGGGCGTCGGTTTTTTTGCCATCGCGTGGGTATTCAACGCGTTGAAGGGAAGGGTGTAA
- a CDS encoding acyl-CoA carboxylase subunit beta, whose protein sequence is MDIKFNKNEDHNKLALSDLRRRFAKVKLGGGEKRIAKQHDKGKLTARERIDFLLDEAENAVEIGAFTGDKMYEEHGGCPCGGVVVKIGKVGGKQCIVVANDATVKAGAWFPITAKKNLRAQEISIENRLPIIYLVDSAGVYLPLQDEIFPDKEHFGRIFRNNAIMSSMGITQISAVMGSCVAGGAYLPIMSDEAIIVDKTGSIFLAGSYLVKAAIGESIDNETLGGATTHSEISGVTDYKAGDDQDALNRIKNIMEKIGDFDNAGFNRKKPAKPTEKQEDIYGILPAKRSDQYDMLEIIKRLVDNSEIDEYKAGYGKTIITGYARIDGWAVGIVANQRKLVKTKKGEMQFGGVIYSDSADKATRFIANCNQKKIPLVFLQDVTGFMVGSKSEHGGIIKDGAKMVNAVSNSVVPKFTVVIGNSYGAGNYAMCGKAYDPRLIVAWPSAELAVMSGNSAAKVLLQIETASLKKQGKEITEEVEKELYERIKSRYDEQVSPYYAAARLWTDAIIDPLDTRKWISTGIEAANHAPIEKKFNLGVIQV, encoded by the coding sequence ATGGATATCAAATTCAATAAAAACGAAGATCATAACAAGCTCGCGCTTTCAGACCTGCGCAGGCGTTTTGCAAAAGTCAAACTGGGCGGTGGCGAGAAACGTATCGCCAAACAACACGATAAGGGTAAACTTACCGCCCGCGAGCGCATCGATTTTTTGCTAGATGAGGCTGAAAATGCAGTTGAAATAGGTGCTTTTACCGGTGATAAAATGTATGAAGAGCACGGCGGCTGCCCCTGTGGCGGCGTGGTGGTAAAAATAGGTAAAGTAGGCGGAAAACAGTGCATTGTGGTCGCCAATGATGCCACGGTAAAGGCCGGTGCGTGGTTTCCCATCACCGCAAAAAAGAACCTGCGCGCGCAGGAAATAAGTATTGAAAACCGCTTGCCCATCATCTATCTGGTAGATAGTGCTGGTGTATACCTCCCTTTGCAGGACGAGATTTTTCCAGATAAGGAACATTTTGGCCGTATTTTCAGAAATAACGCCATCATGAGCAGCATGGGCATCACCCAGATCAGCGCGGTGATGGGCAGCTGTGTTGCCGGTGGCGCATACCTTCCCATTATGAGCGATGAAGCGATTATTGTTGATAAAACGGGAAGTATTTTTCTTGCCGGAAGTTATTTGGTAAAGGCGGCCATTGGCGAAAGCATAGATAATGAAACCCTGGGCGGAGCGACTACCCACAGCGAAATTAGCGGCGTGACCGATTATAAGGCCGGGGATGATCAGGATGCGCTCAACCGCATCAAAAACATCATGGAAAAAATAGGGGATTTTGATAACGCGGGATTTAATCGTAAAAAACCGGCAAAACCGACCGAAAAACAGGAAGATATCTACGGAATTTTACCGGCAAAACGCAGCGATCAATATGATATGCTTGAAATCATCAAAAGACTGGTAGATAATTCTGAAATCGATGAGTACAAAGCGGGATATGGCAAAACCATTATCACCGGTTACGCGCGTATAGACGGCTGGGCCGTAGGTATTGTTGCCAATCAGCGGAAGCTGGTAAAGACCAAAAAAGGCGAAATGCAGTTCGGCGGCGTGATCTACAGCGACAGCGCCGATAAAGCCACACGCTTTATAGCCAATTGTAACCAGAAAAAAATTCCACTGGTGTTCTTACAGGATGTGACTGGTTTTATGGTGGGAAGCAAAAGCGAGCATGGTGGGATCATTAAAGACGGTGCAAAAATGGTCAATGCGGTGAGCAATTCGGTTGTTCCCAAGTTTACCGTGGTCATTGGTAATTCCTATGGTGCGGGAAATTACGCTATGTGTGGAAAAGCCTATGATCCCCGACTTATTGTCGCCTGGCCTTCAGCGGAACTTGCGGTTATGAGCGGTAACAGCGCGGCAAAAGTTTTACTGCAAATAGAAACGGCTTCGCTGAAAAAACAGGGCAAGGAAATCACCGAAGAAGTGGAAAAAGAGCTTTATGAACGCATAAAATCCCGCTATGATGAGCAGGTTTCCCCTTATTACGCTGCCGCACGCTTATGGACAGACGCGATTATCGATCCGCTGGATACCCGTAAATGGATCAGTACGGGAATAGAAGCGGCAAACCATGCGCCGATTGAGAAGAAATTTAACCTAGGGGTTATTCAAGTGTAA